In Zingiber officinale cultivar Zhangliang chromosome 8B, Zo_v1.1, whole genome shotgun sequence, a single genomic region encodes these proteins:
- the LOC122016450 gene encoding probable cellulose synthase A catalytic subunit 5 [UDP-forming]: MEASAGLVAGSHNRNELVVIRRDGESGPRPLQQLSGQVCQICGDDVGLTVDGDLFVACNECAFPICRICYEYERREGNQVCPQCKTRFKRLKGCPRVPGDEEEDDVDDLEHEFEWGDDHDSQYMAEAMLHGHMSYGRHGDINNPYMVHPMPQVPLLTNGEMVDDIPPEQHALVPSFMGGGGKRIHPLPFPDHNLPVHPRSMDPSKDLAAYGYGSVAWKERMESWKQKQEKLHMTRSNGGNKGWDNHDDESDLPLMDEARQPLSRKLPIPSSKINPYRMIILIRLVVAGFFFHYRVTNPAKDAYPLWLISVICEIWFALSWILDQFPKWLPIERETYLDRLSLRYEKEGQPSQLAPIDVFVSTVDPMKEPPLITANTVLSILAVDYPVEKVSCYVSDDGAAMLTFEALSETSEFAKKWVPFCKKFNIEPRAPEWYFQQKIDYLKDKVHPSFVKERRAMKREYEEFKVRINALVAKAQKAPEEGWTMQDGTPWPGNNVRDHPGMIQVFLGQSGGHDVDGNELPRLVYVSREKRPGFNHHKKAGAMNALVRVSAVLTNAPYLLNVDCDHYFNNCKAVREAMCFMMDPLVGKRVCYVQFPQRFDGIDRHDRYANRNIVFFDINMKGLDGIQGPIYVGTGCAFRRQSLYGTDAPKKKKPPNRTCNCLPKWCCCCTGSRKKKAAKSKQEKKRSGSKSAEIAGGPAYALEGVEEGAKGNGIEKHNMTAEQKLEKKFGQSPVFVASTLLENGGTPKGATPASLLKEAIHVIGCGYEDKTDWGKEIGWIYGSVTEDILTGFKMHCHGWRSIYCVPSRPAFKGSAPLNLSDRLHQVLRWALGSVEIFLSKHCPLWYGYGSGLKWLERMSYINATIYPWTSIPLLAYCTLPAVCLLTGKFITPELSNVASLWFLSLFICIFATGILEMRWSGVGIDDWWRNEQFWVIGGVSSHLFAVFQGLLKVLAGIDTNFTVTSKAGDDEEFSELYTFKWTTLLIPPTTLLIVNFIGVVAGVSNAINNGYESWGPLFGKLFFSFWVIVHLYPFLKGLVGRQNRTPTIVIVWSILLASIFSLLWVRIDPFLPKSDGPLLEECGLDCN; this comes from the exons ATGGAGGCGAGCGCCGGGCTGGTCGCCGGGTCGCACAACCGGAACGAGCTCGTTGTCATCCGCCGTGATGGGGAATCGGGG CCGAGGCCGCTGCAACAGTTGAGCGGGCAGGTCTGCCAGATCTGTGGCGACGACGTCGGCCTCACCGTCGACGGCGATCTCTTCGTCGCTTGCAATGAGTGCGCGTTCCCCATTTGCAGGATTTGCTATGAGTACGAACGCCGGGAGGGAAACCAAGTCTGCCCTCAATGCAAAACAAGGTTCAAGCGGCTCAAAg GGTGCCCTCGTGTGCCTGGAGATGAAGAAGAGGATGATGTCGATGATCTTGAACATGAATTTGAATGGGGTGATGACCATGACTCACAGTACATGGCGGAGGCCATGTTGCATGGCCACATGAGCTATGGTCGACATGGTGACATAAACAACCCTTATATGGTTCATCCTATGCCCCAAGTCCCACTTCTCACCAATGGAGAGATG GTCGATGACATTCCTCCTGAGCAGCATGCCCTTGTTCCTTCTTTCATGGGTGGTGGAGGGAAAAGGATTCATCCTCTGCCCTTTCCAGATCACAATCTTCCAG TGCACCCTAGATCGATGGACCCTTCGAAGGATCTTGCGGCTTATGGATATGGGAGTGTGGCATGGAAGGAGCGGATGGAGAGTTGGAAGCAAAAGCAAGAGAAATTGCATATGACGAGGAGCAATGGCGGCAATAAAGGATGGGATAATCATGATGATGAGTCTGATTTACCATT AATGGATGAAGCTAGGCAACCATTGTCACGAAAGCTACCGATCCCTTCTAGTAAAATAAATCCATACAGAATGATCATCTTAATTCGACTTGTAGTTGCTGGGTTTTTCTTCCATTACCGGGTTACAAACCCTGCAAAAGATGCATATCCATTGTGGCTCATATCAGTCATCTGTGAAATCTGGTTTGCCCTTTCTTGGATTCTCGATCAGTTTCCCAAGTGGCTTCCAATAGAAAGGGAAACTTATCTTGATAGATTATCGTTAAG GTATGAAAAAGAAGGGCAACCTTCTCAATTAGCTCCAATCGATGTATTTGTGAGTACAGTCGATCCTATGAAGGAACCCCCTTTAATCACTGCAAACACTGTTCTCTCGATCCTCGCTGTGGACTACCCAGTGGAAAAAGTATCCTGCTATGTCTCAGATGATGGTGCCGCTATGCTGACATTTGAAGCATTGTCAGAAACATCTGAGTTTGCAAAGAAATGGGTTCCATTTTGTAAGAAATTCAATATAGAGCCTCGTGCACCTGAGTGGTATTTTCAACAAAAGATCGATTATCTGAAGGATAAGGTCCATCCTTCATTCGTAAAGGAGAGAAGAGCAATGAAG AGAGAATATGAGGAATTTAAGGTACGAATAAATGCCCTGGTTGCAAAAGCACAAAAGGCACCTGAAGAAGGGTGGACAATGCAGGATGGAACACCATGGCCTGGAAACAATGTCCGTGACCATCCAGGCATGATTCAG GTCTTCTTGGGTCAAAGTGGTGGGCATGATGTCGATGGGAATGAACTTCCACGCTTGGTTTATGTCTCAAGAGAAAAAAGACCTGGTTTCAATCACCATAAAAAGGCTGGAGCCATGAATGCTTTG GTCCGAGTCTCTGCTGTACTTACAAATGCACCTTATCTGCTGAATGTCGATTGTGATCATTACTTCAACAATTGCAAGGCAGTACGAGAAGCAATGTGTTTTATGATGGATCCACTTGTGGGAAAAAGAGTGTGCTATGTGCAGTTCCCCCAGAGGTTCGATGGCATTGATCGACACGATCGATATGCTAATCGGAACATTGTGTTTTTTGAT ATCAATATGAAAGGTTTGGATGGGATTCAAGGACCTATTTATGTTGGCACAGGATGCGCTTTTAGAAGACAATCACTATATGGAACTGATGCTCCAAAGAAAAAGAAGCCTCCAAATAGGACTTGCAACTGTTTGCCTAAATGGTGCTGCTGTTGCACTGGcagcaggaagaagaaggccGCAAAAAGTAAGCAGGAAAAGAAAAGGTCTGGTTCGAAAAGTGCTGAGATTGCTGGAGGACCAGCATATGCTCTTGAAGGTGTCGAAGAAGGTGCTAAAG GCAATGGGATTGAAAAACACAATATGACAGCTGAGCAGAAGTTAGAAAAGAAATTTGGGCAGTCTCCTGTGTTTGTTGCATCCACTCTCCTAGAGAACGGTGGAACACCGAAAGGTGCTACTCCAGCTTCTTTGTTGAAGGAAGCTATCCATGTTATTGGCTGTGGTTACGAAGACAAGACAGATTGGGGAAAAGAG ATTGGATGGATCTATGGTTCAGTGACAGAAGATATATTGACTGGTTTCAAGATGCATTGCCATGGTTGGAGGTCTATCTATTGTGTACCGTCAAGACCCGCATTCAAAGGTTCTGCTCCTCTTAATCTTTCAGATCGTCTTCACCAGGTTCTTAGGTGGGCTCTTGGTTCTGTTGAAATTTTCTTGAGCAAGCACTGCCCTCTATGGTATGGATATGGAAGCGGGCTCAAATGGCTGGAAAGGATGTCGTATATCAATGCTACTATCTATCCCTGGACCTCGATTCCTCTGTTGGCATACTGTACCTTGCCTGCTGTTTGCTTGCTCACCGGAAAATTTATCACTCCAGAA CTCTCTAATGTAGCGAGTCTTTGGTTCTTGTCACTTTTCATTTGTATCTTCGCGACGGGTATCCTTGAAATGAGATGGAGTGGTGTTGGCATTGATGACTGGTGGAGAAATGAACAGTTTTGGGTTATTGGAGGTGTTTCCTCGCATCTCTTTGCTGTGTTTCAGGGGCTTCTAAAGGTTCTTGCCGGTATAGACACCAATTTCACTGTGACATCAAAGGCCGGTGATGACGAAGAGTTCTCCGAGTTGTACACGTTCAAGTGGACCACACTGCTCATCCCTCCCACAACTTTGCTTATTGTGAACTTCATTGGCGTCGTAGCGGGTGTCTCTAATGCAATAAACAATGGGTATGAATCATGGGGGCCATTATTTGGGAagctcttcttctccttctgggTGATCGTCCATCTATATCCTTTCCTCAAAGGTCTCGTTGGGCGCCAGAACCGGACACCAACAATCGTCATCGTCTGGTCCATCCTCCTTGCATCAATTTTCTCGTTGCTCTGGGTACGAATTGATCCATTCTTGCCAAAATCAGATGGCCCTCTTCTGGAGGAGTGTGGACTAGACTGCAACTGA